The Anastrepha obliqua isolate idAnaObli1 chromosome 5, idAnaObli1_1.0, whole genome shotgun sequence DNA window TACGCCAGGTGGTTGGCATACAGCGATTGCGAGCGCAACTACAGCAACTCATTTGTGTGAAAAGTCTCAGTAGTGTGGAAGATATTATAACGCGTTGTGGTGGTGACAACTCGAATGGTTTTGTGTGGAATGAATTGAAAATTGCCGATTTTAGCTATAATAGTTTGCAACGCATTGATGGCGCATTAGAATTTGCACAATTCTTACAACATCTTAATTTGCGCCACAATCAGCTGCGCAGCGCAGAGGCTGTCAAGTGGTTGCCACACCTTAAAACATTGGATTTGAGTTATAATTGCTTGCAATGTGTGCCACAATTTCACATGGAGGCCTACAAGCGCCTACAATCGCTTAATATAAGCAATAACTTCGTGGAGGATCTCATGGGTATTGCCAAATTGGATGCGCTCACTGATTTGGATTTGTCCGACAATTGCCTACTTGATCATTCGTGTTTGCTACCGCTAAGCGCCTTAGTAACTTTGAACTATCTGAACCTCTATGGCAATCCATTGTGCTGCCACCCCAAGCATCGACTGGCCACTGCGCAATTCCTGCACAAAAATACCGCCACCGTGAAATTCATATTAGATTTTGAGCCGCTTTCGAAGAGCGAAAAAGCGGTGACCGGCAGCCAACAATTACGACACGTTGGTGCGCTCAATCGTTACGCTCAACGGTCGTCTTCCACCTCAATTAATAGCAGTCGTGTGCCATCCTCAACGCAAACTCCTGCCTCCAGTGTGGGTTCACTGCGTTCCTTCAAATTCAACGAAAGCTTAACAGAGCCATCGGATTCGCTTAAAACAACTGATACTACGGTGAATTCGCGAAAACAACCATCTAAAACACGTACAGTAGATATATTGGAGGCTGACGGCGTGCTTTCTCAAACGTCTGATGAGAAAGATGAGGTAGTGGTAGCCGAAAAACTGAAGCTAGTGAAGGTAACTGTGAAAAAAGCAGACATATCAGTCGATGACACAAAACACTTGGAAGCAAAGAAGCAAATTGAAACACTGCGCGAAAAATATGGCGCCAATTGGCTGCAATCCGGCAATGCAGAAATAATGCAGAGTGTCTTAGGTGAGTCacgtaaaataaatcaaaatttaaacttaTTATTAATTCCTTTTTCACAGGCATTGAAACCACAAACGGCGCGTCTGTGGATGCAGCAGTTGCCACAAACACTTCAAGGCAACTTTTTGATGACTTTTTGGGCGAGCTTTCTGAATCAGCGCTTGCAACAGCACGCCCCACGCCACAATTACAAAATGATGTCAATGAAACACTAAATAACATAGTGCATTCATCGACACCCTTGAGTGATAGCTTCTTAAGTGGCGATGTACCTAAACTGGAGATTTTCGTTTCACCAATCAAGGAGAATGGTCCAAATGCCAATGCTGATGCAACATTGTACCAAAGTATTGGCAGCACTAACTCTAATGCTAATGAAAATCATACGCTTTATCAATCGGCATATGCTGATAGTACAATAATGCAATCGGTAGGAGATTCGTTGAATTCTGCTTTGGAGCAGAATACAGAACAGTCGAATACGAGTGACGATACGGCAGCAGAGGTCGAGTATGACGAAGAACCTCTACATTTGAAGGATGTGTATTCAAATGTTGCAGATGATGAGCCCGAGGGTATGTTAATGCTGCACAAATGTGCAATTTGAATAGGGTtaagagaaaatatttatgtatttaaaattcacaaatatatttgctttatcatacaaaagtttttttttatcctacattccaaatcttttttttttagtctccGAACCTGAAGATGACGAAGTGACTTATATAGTATATACCATGCCACGAAATGAGGCCGTATTCCTAACCATATCCGAAAATTATTTGCGTGTACGCGATACCTTAACACAAAAGTAATTAAagctcttttatttttgtttttttttttttttgataaattttagaTTAAAAATCTTGTATTCTAATTTTAGAACTATAACTAAGTGGAGCTTGAAAATTTTAGAATCCTGTGATCGCATAAAATCAAATACAATACGCATTAACTTCGATACAATCAAGGCGGATAAAAAAGAGCGCATCTATACGGTTGAAGATGGATTATGCCAGGTAGgtggaaattaaatttcatattttttcataactcTTTTAATTAATGGAAATTAAGagatttgtttaattaaaaaatttttttttattttattattattttaaaaccttttttaaaaaccttttttaaaatatccttTATGATGTAAATATAATTTGGCAGccaatgatattaaaaaacatataaatatatgtaattgaTGTAATCGCCACGGGGAAATTAATTCTCGATCCCTCGGCAATAACTTCTATATCATCtgaatgtatttgtatttgaacgTATGTGTGTAAAAGGGCCATCAATTCTGCAGCATTCTCTAAAAGTATTTCGGTAATATTTTGCTGTGTTTAAAACTCATCTTTTAAAGAACGAAATAATATTTGgagatgaaacatttttttattttttattactgcgGCATTCAACTCAGGAtgagaaataatattaaataagaaattaaattaccCTAAAGTTATTTCTTTGGAAATTCTGTTCAACATGAGttacagtgtttttttttcaccgaaaaatataaaaaaaatgtttttgacgcAGATTATGACTCTTAGAATTATCCtcacgacagtcgattctatGTTAGCGGAGCGAGTACGGATAACGactatcactccagcagcattgtCCGAGCGcttatggagaatgtttatgatattacaacaacaagacgacagttaaaatatattaatgtatATAATTATGGTTAGTCTTACTATAGAAGAACGAATTCAAGCAGCTAATAGAGCGTACGCATCACTTACAAAGCTTTTTAAATCAAAACTCCTTAACAGACACTATATAAAACCGTAATTCAACCGATGCTGTGCTATGAGGCTGAACATGTACGttgagtgaaaaatataaaaaaaagctgCAAACATTTAAAAGGAAAgttctcagaaaaatatttggagcAGTCACTGTTGCACAAGACGAATGGCGCATACGAAGGATGACAAACTGGACTTATTACGTGCGTTACATCAAAGCGCAACGAATCCGATGGTTAGGCTACGTTATGAAAATGGACAGTTCAAGAGCACAAAGGAAAATTCTGGAAGCGAATGAATacacaaataaagaagaaggaaGACCAAGATCGAGGAGGATAGACGAAGTGAAACAATACTTGTAAAAGcttaatctaaaaaactggAAGGAAACGACCGCGGATAGAGCAGCATGGATGTGTACTGTTCAGCAGACCAAAGCTCACAAGAAGCTGTAGCGCCAAACGATGATGAATTATGGTTGTTTGGTTGGTAGAGGTGCTGGCTGAGTGACACATCCCAGactcaattagcacaaaaggtgCCATTTTGGTACACCACTAGTAGAACCACTGACGTTATTTAGTCAAACCATCTTGCTTTGACTATAAATCTGCCTATGTCATCTATTTTCTGAAGATTCTTGACTTTCTTAAGAGCTCGCCAGTTCTGAACTTGTAATAATCTGGCCAGGTTCCCTTCGCTATTTTGCAAGTAACGGTGTTGGTCCATCTGTCAACAGCTTGCTTCTAAAATTGCAAGAAAATCTCCCTTTTGTAGACGTTTAGGGGGAATCCCACTGCTATCACTTCCAATACTCTAGAGGAAGCCCCTTGTCTTACCagctcatcagctttctcattttcTTCTATGTTCATGTGGCCAGGTACCCACATGAAAGAGATGTCTGTCATACGTGCTAAGGCATTTAGTTattctttgcattgtctgacgatCTTTGAATTAATTGTTGATGACTTTATAACTAAGTTGGCTGCTTCCCTTATCCCAAGAATCTCTGCTTGAAAGGTCCTATTCCAATTCCACAGGACTTTCGAGGTCTTTTGAATCGGTGTAAAGTGCATAATTTAACTCCCATTCCTTTAGCTTGCGAAACATTACCTTAAACTCTATTctgaagttgttgttgctgttatagcAGTAAgagaagccccgtcagtgtagagtATATCATCGATCGTCTTCAtcaggctcatctaaaggtaggcccaggaaacatgctgtttcgacaggttgggtccagagagagagaggggtgttagatgagtgggttttaaagggcatatgaaaaggtggttagtgttgttgttgttgttgtagtagcagcataaacattccccatacatatacggggaatgctgctgaagtgacagtccttggccggatataaatccgggtcgttcaggttacgtagaaccgactgtcgggggaACGACTGGTTAgtgtggttagtgtcgtgcgggttGCCTTTACATGGCGGACATAAGTtcggtatgtcggggtcaattctggataagtaggagtttaacttgCTACAATATcgagaacgtaattgtgccaatatTACGCGGGTTTCatggggaagctggagctcttcatgtgcaatgggtggtggttggactccgattacggcattcactggACGGGAGCTTATGAAGGTAGTAacagtctcccggtgaatgtcgcttaatgtctgtctaaactgtccggtccagtaggtatctgtttgttttgtcctggatctcgtcggcgtagtgTAGTatgtgtctcctgacgtgcctgagaGGCGGCTccggctcaagcaggtgtctgcaagggtgaaacctacggtagcgccccagcaggaactgcttgctgagcagtttgttatgctcttTGAAAGGTAGCATATtggcctcgttgtgaaggtgttgtattggggacatcaggaggcagccCGTCCCTGTCCGAATGGCAatgttttggcatgtctgaagctttatccactgcgtgtccctagttccaggcgaccagacaggcacagcatagttcagaaccggccagccaattgccttaaatgtcaatagcaacaattctttgtctttgccccaagtgttGCCGGCAAGTGATTTGAACACCtcgttgcgattttggactttagtggcaattgcggttctGTGCGCAAAGAgcgagagcaaactgtcgaaggttacacccaacattttgggattgtttaccgtcagaattggtgtgtcatcgattTTCACCTTCAGGGGCAGTTTGGTCTGCTTTAGTCCAGGTCGCTGTGGACTTTGTGGgcgaaagttggagattcctctaTTCTGAAATCTAGGGGAGTGGTGATGTAGTCTGTAGTTTTCACTAAATCGACTCGAGAAAtgcatagaaattttttttttctgcacctCTCAGtttaatttggattttttttcaactatagATGTTGTTCTTGCATCAACAAGCATTTTTGGGGAGTGCTGTTAGAGTGCCAGACCTTTGTCGAAtataaatctaaaatatttttcggtcttttttttttttttgctactcgAAAATAAAGAGCAcaattttaacgaaaatttcCCACTAACTGTTGGAATAAATTAATGTACTTCTATATAATTTGCCTTTATGCAATTCTTACTATTAgtttgtaatataaaatttacttatttactaaATCGTTCGCTTTCCTAGGAGCTTGAGCGCAAATTGCGCGATATTCTCTCCCAACGTGATCTGTCGGAAATGAATCAAACCGTCTATCGCTGCGTAAACTGTACCTGTCAATTCACAGCGGAGAACAAAAAGATGCCGCAATATCAGGGTAaagctttcaaaaaatatatttaaaataaattggtgTAGTATAGAATTTTCCTTCTCTTTAGAAATATTCTGTCCTTACTGCAAAAGCAGTTTTGTCGCTGAAATTCATGATATACCCAAGCCTCAGCCGGAAGCAGCTGCCGAAAGGCTCTCACCTGCAGCTATAGTGGAGGAGGAATCACCATTCAACATCAGTACGCCATCGACACTGCAGCAGTATAGCAATGCAGCATCTAACATTGATGTGGTTAATGTAAATGATACAAATAGTATTGGTAAGTTTACTGGCATTTCAAAAGTGGAGAGCTtaaattattctcatttttaCACTAATTTCATTAagatttaactttaaaattgaattttggtgctagttgtattattttgaacgaaatggatattttcaaaaaagaaatgtttagcTGTGATTCGTAACTTGTGCtttgtcaaaaaattgtattgtacttacatatattcataGGTTAGGTTGGACTTGGTCGATCCTGTAGATCGCACATAGACCagaatctaacctaacctacatacaagtatattcaTATCTTTATACATATCCGCATTCATTTATAatccttttattttaatttctcaagaatttttaatactatttaatgcaataatatttttatttcttttctacaTTTGCATGCTCTTCCACGGtgcaaacaaaccaaaaacaaatccACTCAACTATCTTACAATAATCATGCTTACTGTTTTtgaattacaaatttaaaaaattataactgcAACATGAAATGTGTATTGCTAAAGTTAATGGACCCACCAGGCTTACCGCAATTAACACACCAAAATATAGGAATCTACTACAAGGGCTAAAAAGTTAATATCTCTTACTTgaggtttttttaaattgtgtataTAGCAAAAGCAGCAttgatttaaacaaatttttcgcagtttacatttttgaagaaaataatttaaaagaaaggcATCCTTGAGATTGCACTAATCAATGCTTCTtccatatttatttgtatatatgttttAAATCTAAACCCTGCGCCCAACTCAGGGGTTGAACAAGAAAAATAGGCAGCATACCATATTTTGTGAATTGAAAATAtcgaaggaaaaaaattagaaatttttttttttgttttttgtttttaataatttctagcTATCTTCTACGGAAACACCTCTCAAGCTTTAATATCGTATCGTATGataaatataatttggattgttaacaaccccaaaattttgggtgggAACGTTTGCTCCCCTTCTCGACGCTTAGAATGGCAATTGTCACTAACGTCCATTGTACAACAATGTCCTCTAACCACTGAAATTGCTAGCTGACGCACGTAAAGCAAAGCCAAAGAAATGTTGCGgacgacatttaaagcaattgaccGGTAAATTACGCTATGCCCGTCTGGTCGACTGGCACTAGTGATTCGCTGTGAACAAAGCCAAGGCCTATCAAAATACTGATATCAGAACAGTCACGAGAGTTCTCCTGATGTCTCCCCTAAAACACATTCCCAATGAAGCTTTCATACTCCCTATCAAGGAGCTGTGCTCAGCAAACAATTTCTGTTTTATGTTATCGCAGAAATCATCTCTGcaactactggatcggacaaTATATAGAcaaacattcatcgggagactctcgcCACCTTCCAAAACTCCCGACTCCCGAATGACGCCCATtgtagacgaagagcttcagctgcctcgtgagaTCCGCATAACTTTAGCTCAATTACCAtctggttaaactcctacttatcacATGCCCTTTTAAACCCCTCACCTAACACCCTTCGTCTTCTGGACACAACCTGTGCaaacagcacgtttcctggGCCTAGTGCTAGAAGAGTTAGACGATGACCACTACATAACACTGGCAGGGCCTAATgaactactacaacaacaacaacgaaaatagATCTAAGCAAAAGAGATGCAAAGCCTGCTAAggctttttaaacattttaatacaTCCTGCGGTTGCGTAATTTATATGAATGCACGGGAATACCACCAAAGTAGTGCAGCGTTTTGCTGTCTAGTGCAAGACATTCACAAAGAATGCGTTCTGAATTTGCACTGTTCATTCCACAGAATCGTCAGATGAGggacaaattttgtttaagtgatatCCCAAGCTACAGTGGCCTTAAAAGTCTTAAATCTACTCTGTTGCGCAAAAGTAGGTTTTCAGAAATTCTTCTGTCCGACGTTCtgcttgattggcgcgataaccacttaagcAAATTTGGCCGTGTTTAACAAACCGAGCCAGTTTTCTCGTGCttaccggcgccaattggaaacaccaagtgaagtctacctgatatttccaacacaGAATTGGCTTTTCTCTTACGATACTCGCCATCGCTAatgtgcaaagatccaaaaatcttccacagaatctttctctcaaacactccaagggacgcctcatcggatgttgtcatcatccaagcttctgcgccatacgatagaacgggcatgatgagagccttatagtgTATTAGTTTTGTACGCCGAAAGAGGGCTTTACTACTCCATTGTCTACTTTAtccgaagtagcacttgttgacaagagagattttccgttggatttcaaggtagCTTTTCACAAATTCCTCTGTCTGACGTTATGATATTCAGTAGATAATTCATATTGAATACGGGGCTACGTTACCTGATATATGACTTAGAAATTCGCAACTCTTAACACAAAAACACTTTTGAGGAGCAGGCCTCAAACTCTATTCTATGTGATGCGCTCCcttctataaaatatttgcgCACACATAGATGAACCCATAGTCCGTTGGTCCTTACTGGACAACCACCTCCTATATGACATTCCTGTCGGTTCTTATATTTATTACTGGACTGATCCAAATTTATACCCTGACAAGAACTATCAGAAGCATTCGCCAGAAATTTATAATTGATGTTTTATGCTCTTACAATAACAACATCCGATATACcagacatttttatatataatataaaatataagaaatagcaACCCTACCGGCCAACTCCCATTTAATGCGAATTTAGATTTCCGTCATAATTTACGATGGGATATTTAAAGTTGACAAAAACGGTcaataacaatgtttttttttcatataacggatatttttaaaatcacaaaatatgtatgtatattttgcggtaacttcaaaaataattcccaaagggttttttttattatttcaatgccTAGAATTTCTTACAGTCATGCGAAGTCGGCTTTTTTCGCACCCACggattttttgttgaattttgaaaGTTGTGCGTTCGCAAATTATTCggccttgaaaaaaattgtaaatgtactcgtataatattttttgttgctttttagaagttaaaatgttgataaatttacgttttctgtaaaaaatattaaaaagtttagtttcaaattcaaattttagcCTTCCTTCCTctcctaaaaacaaaattatttaaaaaaataacaaatttttgccaTTGCATACTAATAATAGAAATCCGAAAAATGCACCAATGTGGGCGTGTTGTCatgcataataaaaatataatattaacatcATTAATTTAACCCTTACAACAGCTTGGGTGCAGGGTAGATCTAAGTAGTATAACATTTTTGTCACAAATCATCcgctattaaaatttaaaattgtaaaatgtttctgtttttaccGCCTCTCACCCAACTCTATTAAACAATCCAACAAACGTAAAGGTTCCGCTAATTCACTAAACGAATCCTCGTCCTGCTCGAAAATTACCAACTCACAAAACTCCTTCGATTCTAATCAATCGGTTGTGGGTAGCTCCAATACGGAACGTAAGCAGGAGTTCAACGGTGAAAGCAGCGATATCGATATAATCTCCAACCCCAGTCAATCGAGTATTGAAGTATTGGACCACCACGCCAGCCGTAAGGCGTCTGAGGAGCGACGCCTGGCGCATATGGCGGCACCGTTAGAGCCGATCTATGACTTTAGCTATACCCAAAGTTTCATTGAGCGAGAATTTGGCAATACAGCTGCGGCGGTCGCGCTAGAAAACCAagctaaaacacaaaaaacgacAACAGAGAAGGCACCAACAACAGCTGCACCAGCTGCTGAGGCAACAATGACAAATAACGCTGCAGTGCCACCAGCTGTCACCGCTGTTGGTGCTTTGACACATTTGCCGCTCATTGAGAGCAGTTCCTCTGGCTCGGTCACGGATAGTGTATGCACCGCATacgagcaacaacagcaacaacgttTGGAAAAAACGCCCTCCTCCGATGAGCTACTTTCGAAGAGCGCAGAAGAGgcgattttaaaaaatctgtTGGCAGCTGAGAGTGCTGCACAATTGGTGCAACATAGCCTCACGCCAGAGCAAACGAAGCCGACAAATGGTAAAACTAACGGACAAAATGTGCAAGCAACGAAAAAAGAAGACAATAAAGTTTCATCCATGTTTGGCGGTAAGTATAAATTCTTCTGAAAtaaccaaaatttaaattaatttacttcTGTTCGCAGCTCTCGTTCAGACAACGAACAGCCTCATGTCCAGCTCGAGGAaagcaaatgcacaaacaaGTGAAAAAGAATCTACCTGTCAGCCATACAAATACAACTACGCGGATTTCAACGATGTAGACCATCGTCTGAAATTATACTTCTATCAAACGAAATTCGATGAGAATGAACAGTTCAAGTGGTTGGCGCGTGGACGCATATTTAATGGCAATACCAAATCACTTTGCCCAGGCATAGTCGTAATGTCCACCTGCAAGTGTTACCTAATGGAGGCGTTTGCACCCGAAAATGAAGACGTTACCAAGTGGCTGCGTTTGTTGGTAAGCGTCACCGCAGATCGTTTAGAATGCATACAACTGCTGCCTTGGAAAATGGGTTTGGCTTTTATGTTGCGCGATTGGGGCAATTTCCTACTGCTTCTACAGGATATCCTTCGCACCGACAGTTTATTGTTGTACTTTGCaagtaagtaaaagtaaaattattttcgtaaacagaaaaaaaaacaatatactaATAATATCTGTGTGCATCTTTCATGCTATTATCGTCTAGATAATTCACTACCCTCACAGTGCGAACTCAAATATCAACCATCTATCGAGTTATTGAAGCGCCTCAATACAGCCGTCAGAGACGAACAGCTGAAAATGTGCGCAATGCTCAATGCCTGCATAGTGACATGTGGTCAAGCAAAGCGTAGCTTGAGCACTTGCACCCTACTAACTACCGACACACACCTGTGCATTAGTTCGAGTAAATTCGATTGGTTGACTACCTCAGAGTCAGATGCGGAAATTGAGATTTGTCTGACCCAATTGATGTCGAATCTCGTTGAAGTGGAGCATGTTGATGCTAATACctttacaataaattatttagacGAAACTCAGGATCAGAGTGAATTATGGCAGTGCGCATTCGAAACGAAAGAGAATGCAGATAGTTGCTTAAATGCTATAGCACAATCGTGGGAGAAACTTTTTGGCGTGCCACTCTTAAATACATCGTGAGAACTACGTATTATCACAGCAATTTTTAATATaggacatatatatgtatatatataaatataaatatatagacaaatcgtttttttttactaattcagACTAATAAATGTTGGGTGCAGCGAAAACTAATAGTTGAAAATGGTGATAAAGCCATATGTAATGTAGacaagtaaaagaaaaagaagaaaaaaggtgTGCTTCAAAAATGTGTAATTATTTATACTGTatacaatacaaataattttatatatctgTGTAACTGCatagcgtacatacatatttacattttatcTATGTACCTACAGAC harbors:
- the LOC129247114 gene encoding uncharacterized protein LOC129247114 isoform X1, with amino-acid sequence MDPQKITELADLLRKNGDKILSSEFSLTLSGSLLRALNDSFTLITDGATEIGASPQTFQVAKPVNSRSPVFTDLQLIYDFVQKTPLLCIVHYPTDEYFEGTIDISKFRALRRLEVQKTNVRQVVGIQRLRAQLQQLICVKSLSSVEDIITRCGGDNSNGFVWNELKIADFSYNSLQRIDGALEFAQFLQHLNLRHNQLRSAEAVKWLPHLKTLDLSYNCLQCVPQFHMEAYKRLQSLNISNNFVEDLMGIAKLDALTDLDLSDNCLLDHSCLLPLSALVTLNYLNLYGNPLCCHPKHRLATAQFLHKNTATVKFILDFEPLSKSEKAVTGSQQLRHVGALNRYAQRSSSTSINSSRVPSSTQTPASSVGSLRSFKFNESLTEPSDSLKTTDTTVNSRKQPSKTRTVDILEADGVLSQTSDEKDEVVVAEKLKLVKVTVKKADISVDDTKHLEAKKQIETLREKYGANWLQSGNAEIMQSVLGIETTNGASVDAAVATNTSRQLFDDFLGELSESALATARPTPQLQNDVNETLNNIVHSSTPLSDSFLSGDVPKLEIFVSPIKENGPNANADATLYQSIGSTNSNANENHTLYQSAYADSTIMQSVGDSLNSALEQNTEQSNTSDDTAAEVEYDEEPLHLKDVYSNVADDEPEVSEPEDDEVTYIVYTMPRNEAVFLTISENYLRVRDTLTQKTITKWSLKILESCDRIKSNTIRINFDTIKADKKERIYTVEDGLCQELERKLRDILSQRDLSEMNQTVYRCVNCTCQFTAENKKMPQYQEIFCPYCKSSFVAEIHDIPKPQPEAAAERLSPAAIVEEESPFNISTPSTLQQYSNAASNIDVVNVNDTNSIVNGPTRLTAINTPKYRNLLQGLKSSANSLNESSSCSKITNSQNSFDSNQSVVGSSNTERKQEFNGESSDIDIISNPSQSSIEVLDHHASRKASEERRLAHMAAPLEPIYDFSYTQSFIEREFGNTAAAVALENQAKTQKTTTEKAPTTAAPAAEATMTNNAAVPPAVTAVGALTHLPLIESSSSGSVTDSVCTAYEQQQQQRLEKTPSSDELLSKSAEEAILKNLLAAESAAQLVQHSLTPEQTKPTNGKTNGQNVQATKKEDNKVSSMFGALVQTTNSLMSSSRKANAQTSEKESTCQPYKYNYADFNDVDHRLKLYFYQTKFDENEQFKWLARGRIFNGNTKSLCPGIVVMSTCKCYLMEAFAPENEDVTKWLRLLVSVTADRLECIQLLPWKMGLAFMLRDWGNFLLLLQDILRTDSLLLYFANNSLPSQCELKYQPSIELLKRLNTAVRDEQLKMCAMLNACIVTCGQAKRSLSTCTLLTTDTHLCISSSKFDWLTTSESDAEIEICLTQLMSNLVEVEHVDANTFTINYLDETQDQSELWQCAFETKENADSCLNAIAQSWEKLFGVPLLNTS
- the LOC129247114 gene encoding uncharacterized protein LOC129247114 isoform X2, which produces MDPQKITELADLLRKNGDKILSSEFSLTLSGSLLRALNDSFTLITDGATEIGASPQTFQVAKPVNSRSPVFTDLQLIYDFVQKTPLLCIVHYPTDEYFEGTIDISKFRALRRLEVQKTNVRQVVGIQRLRAQLQQLICVKSLSSVEDIITRCGGDNSNGFVWNELKIADFSYNSLQRIDGALEFAQFLQHLNLRHNQLRSAEAVKWLPHLKTLDLSYNCLQCVPQFHMEAYKRLQSLNISNNFVEDLMGIAKLDALTDLDLSDNCLLDHSCLLPLSALVTLNYLNLYGNPLCCHPKHRLATAQFLHKNTATVKFILDFEPLSKSEKAVTGSQQLRHVGALNRYAQRSSSTSINSSRVPSSTQTPASSVGSLRSFKFNESLTEPSDSLKTTDTTVNSRKQPSKTRTVDILEADGVLSQTSDEKDEVVVAEKLKLVKVTVKKADISVDDTKHLEAKKQIETLREKYGANWLQSGNAEIMQSVLGIETTNGASVDAAVATNTSRQLFDDFLGELSESALATARPTPQLQNDVNETLNNIVHSSTPLSDSFLSGDVPKLEIFVSPIKENGPNANADATLYQSIGSTNSNANENHTLYQSAYADSTIMQSVGDSLNSALEQNTEQSNTSDDTAAEVEYDEEPLHLKDVYSNVADDEPEVSEPEDDEVTYIVYTMPRNEAVFLTISENYLRVRDTLTQKTITKWSLKILESCDRIKSNTIRINFDTIKADKKERIYTVEDGLCQELERKLRDILSQRDLSEMNQTVYRCVNCTCQFTAENKKMPQYQEIFCPYCKSSFVAEIHDIPKPQPEAAAERLSPAAIVEEESPFNISTPSTLQQYSNAASNIDVVNVNDTNSIGSANSLNESSSCSKITNSQNSFDSNQSVVGSSNTERKQEFNGESSDIDIISNPSQSSIEVLDHHASRKASEERRLAHMAAPLEPIYDFSYTQSFIEREFGNTAAAVALENQAKTQKTTTEKAPTTAAPAAEATMTNNAAVPPAVTAVGALTHLPLIESSSSGSVTDSVCTAYEQQQQQRLEKTPSSDELLSKSAEEAILKNLLAAESAAQLVQHSLTPEQTKPTNGKTNGQNVQATKKEDNKVSSMFGALVQTTNSLMSSSRKANAQTSEKESTCQPYKYNYADFNDVDHRLKLYFYQTKFDENEQFKWLARGRIFNGNTKSLCPGIVVMSTCKCYLMEAFAPENEDVTKWLRLLVSVTADRLECIQLLPWKMGLAFMLRDWGNFLLLLQDILRTDSLLLYFANNSLPSQCELKYQPSIELLKRLNTAVRDEQLKMCAMLNACIVTCGQAKRSLSTCTLLTTDTHLCISSSKFDWLTTSESDAEIEICLTQLMSNLVEVEHVDANTFTINYLDETQDQSELWQCAFETKENADSCLNAIAQSWEKLFGVPLLNTS